A window of Chthoniobacterales bacterium contains these coding sequences:
- a CDS encoding threonine synthase, with translation MHDRGVISRYRQYLPVTEETPVVSINEGSTPLIHSPKLSKLVGRGAEVYVKYEGLNPTGSFKDRGMTMAISKAVERGAKAVICASTGNTSAAAAAYAARADLACAVLLPAGKIAAGKLLQAFIYGAKVVAIRGNFDDALRLVRELGADGRFEIVNSINPFRIEGQKTASFEIIEELGDAPDIHILPVGNAGNITAYWKGYREFRELGKATKLPRMTGFQAAGSAPIFLGHVVDKPETIATAIRIGNPASWESAGAAVKDSGGCIDIVTDEQILAAQRWLAAEEGIFVEPASAASVAGLMKCFSKDRCANCPFHRYPEGAKIVLTVTGHGLKDPEAPMVHGFKALEADADMDSVAKVLGVD, from the coding sequence TTGCACGACCGCGGAGTGATCAGCCGCTACCGGCAATATCTGCCGGTGACCGAAGAAACGCCTGTCGTTTCGATCAACGAGGGATCGACGCCGCTCATCCACTCGCCGAAGTTGAGCAAACTCGTCGGGCGCGGTGCCGAGGTTTACGTCAAATACGAAGGTTTGAATCCAACCGGATCTTTCAAGGATCGCGGCATGACCATGGCCATTTCGAAGGCCGTTGAGCGCGGTGCGAAAGCGGTGATCTGCGCGTCGACCGGCAACACCTCCGCCGCCGCGGCAGCCTACGCCGCGCGGGCCGACCTCGCATGTGCCGTGCTCCTCCCCGCCGGAAAAATCGCCGCGGGCAAACTTCTCCAGGCGTTCATCTACGGGGCGAAAGTTGTCGCGATCCGCGGCAATTTCGACGACGCGCTGCGCCTCGTGCGTGAACTTGGTGCCGACGGACGTTTCGAGATTGTCAATTCGATCAATCCGTTCCGCATCGAGGGCCAGAAGACCGCATCTTTCGAGATCATCGAGGAACTGGGCGATGCGCCCGACATCCACATCCTTCCGGTCGGAAACGCGGGCAACATCACCGCGTATTGGAAGGGCTACCGCGAGTTCCGCGAACTCGGCAAGGCAACCAAACTCCCGCGCATGACAGGGTTCCAAGCCGCCGGCTCGGCGCCGATTTTCCTCGGTCACGTGGTGGACAAACCGGAGACGATTGCCACCGCCATCCGCATCGGCAATCCGGCCAGTTGGGAAAGTGCCGGCGCGGCCGTGAAAGATTCCGGCGGGTGCATCGACATCGTGACCGACGAACAGATCCTCGCCGCGCAGCGCTGGCTCGCCGCGGAGGAGGGAATCTTCGTCGAACCGGCGAGCGCGGCCTCCGTCGCGGGATTGATGAAATGTTTTTCCAAGGACCGTTGCGCGAACTGCCCGTTCCACCGATATCCGGAAGGCGCGAAGATCGTGCTCACCGTCACCGGCCACGGCCTCAAAGATCCCGAGGCCCCGATGGTCCACGGATTCAAAGCGCTCGAGGCCGATGCCGACATGGATTCGGTAGCCAAGGTTTTGGGAGTCGATTGA